A portion of the Manihot esculenta cultivar AM560-2 chromosome 2, M.esculenta_v8, whole genome shotgun sequence genome contains these proteins:
- the LOC110607223 gene encoding protein MKS1 produces MDSSEFPVGRSPRKELQGPRPPALKVRKDSHKIKKPPVVPQPSQQQQPPTQPRPPVIIYTVSPKVIHTNPSDFMNLVQRLTGSSSSSSSSSTSTATYSTFNPFNDDGGAISPAARYATIEKAKSPKENSKPGNGDMGFLDEIEMSRVMERSGNLNPGILSPGPASLPPIPSNFFSPQSDPNMVSFFHDLSPVFHGNRNPIEGSFMPSPSTFVSPRLTSPTPSIDLFNNFNFNNIFDF; encoded by the coding sequence ATGGATTCTTCTGAGTTTCCTGTTGGCAGATCTCCAAGAAAAGAGCTTCAGGGTCCTCGACCACCTGCTCTTAAAGTCCGTAAAGATTCACACAAGATCAAGAAACCCCCAGTAGTTCCACAACCATCACAGCAACAACAGCCACCAACGCAGCCCCGGCCGCCGGTCATAATCTACACTGTTTCACCCAAAGTTATCCACACAAACCCTAGTGACTTCATGAACCTTGTGCAACGCCTCACgggctcttcttcttcttcttcttcttcttcaacctcTACTGCTACTTATTCAACTTTTAATCCCTTTAATGACGATGGTGGTGCAATATCGCCGGCGGCAAGATATGCAACGATAGAAAAGGCGAAGTCACCGAAGGAGAATAGTAAGCCAGGTAATGGCGATATGGGTTTCTTGGATGAGATAGAAATGAGTCGAGTAATGGAGAGATCAGGTAATTTGAATCCTGGGATTCTATCACCAGGGCCTGCTTCACTTCCCCCGATACCATCAAATTTCTTCTCTCCACAGTCTGATCCAAACATGGTTAGCTTCTTCCATGATTTGAGCCCTGTGTTTCATGGTAACAGGAATCCTATAGAGGGTAGTTTCATGCCTAGTCCTTCAACCTTCGTTTCTCCTCGCCTGACTTCTCCAACTCCATCTATAGACCTCTTCAACAATTTCAATTTCAACAATATTTTTGACTTCTGA